The window ATGGCCGAGCAAGTCCTACAGGCCGGCCGGCCCGGAGAGCAGGCCTACCACGAGGCGGCGTCGGATTTCGATTTCTGGCTCCGCGCGGATGGTCACCGCCGCAACCCGGGCACCACGGCCGACCTGGTAACGGGCGGTTTGTTCGTGGCGCTGCGCGATGCGATAATCGAGCCGCCGCTGCGGTTTTATGCCTCGTAGCGAACTTTTGCCGTCTGATACCTCGCAGGTGCCAAGCGCCGTGACCGAGAAATACCACGTCCGGATCGTCAAGGAAGCGTTGGTCTTCAGCGCCGCGCACTTCATCACGTTTGCCGGCAATATCTGCGAGCGGCTGCACGGCCACAACTACAAAGTGGCCGCCGAGGTTCATGGGCCGCTCGACGAAAACCAATACGTCGTCGACTTCATCGCCGTGCGCGACGCTCTGCAAAAGATCGTCGCCGAGCTTGATCACCATATGTTGCTGCCGACCGATCATCCGCAAATCAAGGTCACGGCCGGTGAGCAGCAGGTCGAGGTGACTTTCGAGGATCGTCGCTGGAGCTTTCCGCGCCAGGATTGCATCCTGCTGCCGGTGGCCAACACCACGGCCGAACTCCTGGCTCGGTTCATCGGCCGGCGCTTGCAGGCCGATCTTTTCGCGCGCACCGGCGCGCGCCCCCAGAAGCTCCTGGTGGCCGTTGACGAATGCGAGGGGCAATGGGGCGTGTGGGAATCGGATGAGACTTGCTGACAAAGGGAACACAATGCTCGATCGCAGGGATTTTCTCGGCGCGCTGGGAACCGGCTTTCTGGGGGCAACCTTCGCAGGCGCCGCCGGAGCAGGAGAGCCTGCATCAAACAAGAAAAAGCTGGCGATCGTCACCACCGAGTGGCGTTATCACTCGCACGCCTGGCACATGGGCGAACGCTTCCTCGTCGGCTATCCGCACAACGGGCGCTGGCACATGCCGCCGTTCGAGGTCGTCTCGGCCTATGTCGATCAATTTCCGGAAAACGATCTGAGCCGCCAGCGGGCCGCCGAGTTCGGCTTCAAAATCTATCCGACGATCGCCGAAGCCGTGCGCGCCGGCGGCAACAAGCTGGCCGTCGACGCGGTGCTCGTCATCGGCGAGCACGGCAACTATCCCGATAACGAGCTGGGGCAGAAGAAATACCCGCGCTACGAATTCTTCAAGCAGGTGACCGACGTGTTTCGGGCCGACGGCCGATCGGTCCCCATGTTCAACGACAAGCACTTGTCGTGGAAATGGGAATGGGCCAAGGAGATGGTCGATACGTCGCGGTCGTTGGGCTTTCCGCTCGCAGCCGGTTCGTCGCTCCCCGTGACCTGGCGCATGCCCTCGATCGACATGCCCTACGACGCCGAAGTCGAAGAGGTCATGTGCCTGGCGATCGGCGGGCTGGACAGCTACGATTTTCACGCGCTCGAAGTGATTCAATGCATGGCCGAACGGCGCCGCGGCGGCGAGACGGGCGTCGTCGCCATGCAAGGCCTGCGCGGCGACGCCGTCTGGAAAGCGCTCGATGCCGGCAGTTGGCCGTCGGGCGGCTGGGATCCGAATCTTTTTGCCGCCTGCCTCAGTCGCACACAGACGTTGGCCCAGCCCGAGACGTTCAGCGATCGTTACCCCACCGTCGCGCAGATGCGCGAGTGGGTGAAAGACCCCGCCTGCTACCGCTTCGAATATGCCGACGGATTGAAGGCCACGATGCTGATCATGAACGGCCTGGTCAGCGATTTCACCTTCGCGGCCCGATTGAAAGACAAGCCTGAGCCGCTATCGACGCTCTTCTATCTGCCGCCGAATCCGAACGTCACTTACTCGGCCGAACTCATGTCGAAAGCCGAAGAGACATTCCTCACCGGCAAAACGCCTTATCCGATCGAGCGGACTTTGTTAACGTCCGGCCTCGTGGCGGCGGGCATGCTATCGTTGGGTACGGGTCAGAAGCGGATCGAAACGCCGCACCTGGCCGTTCGCTACCAGGCGCCGCGCGAATCGACTTTTGCGCAGCGCTAGACGCATCGCCGCTTGCCAGCCATGACCACCGACTACAACACGATTTCGCGCCAGTATCAGCTTTCGAAGCTGCAACCGTGGCGGGCCCATATCGAAGCGCATTCGCTTCTGGGGCTGGTCGGTGATCTCGCCGGTCAATCGGTGCTGGACGTCGCCTGCGGCGAGGGCTTTTATACCCGGCTGCTCAAGGAGCAAGGCGCGAGCGCGGCGATGGGCGTCGACCTGTCGGAGCGGATGATCGACCTGGCCCGGGCGCAAGAGGCCGCGGAGCCGCGCGGGATTCGCTACGAAGTCGCCGACGCGGCGGCCATGCAGCTCGATTCGCAATTCGACGTGGTTGTAGCGGCGTACTTGCTCAATTACGCGCATAACCGCCAGGAGCTCGCGGCCATGTGCCGGGGTCTGGCCCGATCGCTACGGCCAGGCGGGCGCTTCGTCACGGTGAATTCCAGCCCGTTGCTCGACTTTCGCCAGGCACCGTCGTTTCGTAAGTACGGGTTCGAAACCAGCATGGCCGACGGGGCCGCCGAGGGCGCGCCGATTACCTGGACGTTTCACCTGGCGGACGGATCGTTCTCGATCGAGAACTATTTTCTCAATCGCGAGATCCATGAAGAGGCGTTGCAGGAGGCCGGCTTCCGCGAGGTACGCTGGCACGCGCCGCACCTCGACCCGGCCGGCGCCGAGCGCTTTGGTGCCGACTTCTGGGACGACTTCATGTCTCACTCGCCGATCGCGCTCATTGAGTGCGTGAAGTAGACGGCGGATTCTCGTGCGTGGCGTTCTTCGTCCACCTGCTCCCCGCGAATGGTTGTTTGGCGATGCGCGGTGCGAGTGCTAGACTGGCGGCCGTCATGACCCGCCCACGTCTCTCACCAGGATACGCGCCATGCCCTGCCCCGCTCGCGTTTCGAAGGTTCTGCTCCTGTCGCTCGCCGTCGTCGTCTTCATGAATAGTGCAACCAACTCGATCGCTAACGCTGCTGAGGACAACGATGCCGATAAGATGCTCGTATTTGTCGGCACGTACACCAGCGGCCCGGACGAAGGCGTCTACACCTGCGAGCTCGATACGAAGACGGGGGCTTTGAAAAAGCTCGCGGCC of the Pirellulales bacterium genome contains:
- a CDS encoding 6-pyruvoyl tetrahydropterin synthase family protein; amino-acid sequence: MTEKYHVRIVKEALVFSAAHFITFAGNICERLHGHNYKVAAEVHGPLDENQYVVDFIAVRDALQKIVAELDHHMLLPTDHPQIKVTAGEQQVEVTFEDRRWSFPRQDCILLPVANTTAELLARFIGRRLQADLFARTGARPQKLLVAVDECEGQWGVWESDETC
- a CDS encoding methyltransferase domain-containing protein produces the protein MTTDYNTISRQYQLSKLQPWRAHIEAHSLLGLVGDLAGQSVLDVACGEGFYTRLLKEQGASAAMGVDLSERMIDLARAQEAAEPRGIRYEVADAAAMQLDSQFDVVVAAYLLNYAHNRQELAAMCRGLARSLRPGGRFVTVNSSPLLDFRQAPSFRKYGFETSMADGAAEGAPITWTFHLADGSFSIENYFLNREIHEEALQEAGFREVRWHAPHLDPAGAERFGADFWDDFMSHSPIALIECVK